The sequence below is a genomic window from Lytechinus variegatus isolate NC3 chromosome 3, Lvar_3.0, whole genome shotgun sequence.
aatttaaaatttcattccaATATATGGAGTATGATTAacatatcaatttataatatcACTGCATTGCCTCCAACATGTCCAAAAAGGTTTAAAATACATGTGTGTTATCAGCTTTTCATTacagttttaaaaaatcattcccaTAATAAGAGCATGAAGTATTAGCAAATTCAATCCTAAAAAGCTATACTGTTTTGCCATTaacaaaaaaagatgtgtataatcaatatttcatttcattaaaagcagtttagcatttcaaaatttcattccaATACAACCATGAAGTATTAACGTAATTCCTAAAAATTACTTTATTGTCTCCAAAAAGATTTAAATTACATGTGTGttatcaacatttcatttcaaacaattcaaaattcactctaataataaatgcatacttattaaaaaaaaaacaaatgtatcgcctcaaaaaatgattttagaTGTGTATAATCAGTATTTCTGTACtaacaatttaaattttcaattcCATATATGCATGTAGTATAATTAACATATTAATTCCATTCGAAAGATTACTGtattgcctccgaagaagaagaataattgAGGGAGGGGTGGACATACAGCTAGCCTAAAATTAATGTTATCGAACCGGTCCGTGCCCGCCCCCAGGCTTTGAGAACCATTACAAGATTGTTAGTGTAAAATGTCTTGCATGGAAACACAAGTGAGACAATTTCCCTTGTGTGTCCACCATAATGCCATTGGGAatggcttttttttttggggggggcttgttacatttttttctgcatGCCCTCCATAGAAAATCATGGATGCGCCCCGACTTTTCACGTTTGTTTACTTGTGTTACAGTGCGTGCACTGTGGGGTAGGCCtactgttttattcatttatttcattttaaaaggcaTTTTTGTTAGCTCTGACCACTGTATGATATTTGTGATATATTACCCCTGTCGTCCACTGTCGTCTACATAACATGACTCAAGCCGAGAAAACGAGGAAAAGCACAATTTTTATGGTCATGATGTACAAAGCATTTCTTCTAACGGAATTTTCAAGGGGTGtggtaacaaagaaaataagagaCCTCGATCTGTATAAAACTTGTATATTTGTCGGCATACTCCAACCGTAAGGTATAGAAGGGAGAGGGTGACAGTCTGAAACAAAGACAAAAGTGAAATTTATGTGTAAGGCTTGTAAagtgagaaatatatatatatatatttaattatcttttttatttacttgtggatttactttttttttttacttttttgaaaaaatatatataagggGAAAGGCTTATATAGATATATGAAAGCAAAGTAGATTCAACTTTGAAATGACACAAACAATTCGGGGGACCTTTCATACTTGAGTGAGCACGTACTTCCCATTTAAATAAAGTGTATGAAAACTAGGCTGTGCAtgcaggaattagccttccacCTTTTTCATATAGTTTTTGAAACGCGATTTatttggaacttgcaaagttaagggtgtAATGATCGATGAATTGTGATCAGTTTCGGTTTCTTgagcaaatttcatgatttGGCTAAATAGAAAtttaaattcatgaatgaaCACATGTCTAACCAAATAACCTGatatgtaataatcttgaatataatttttgtacaggaatacttgaaatatgttttgttatttatatgtcaaaatgtacaaaaaaaaatatctgtatcGTGACAGGAAAGAATTTCTATTTTAGAactcccccacttttttttaattcatttgtcTTTCTCGGTCGTCTTATCTTCCTTCGTTGTTTTTCCTTCTCTATCCTTacgtttttatttctctttctcccttttttgcgccaccaataggggggggggggagtggccATGCACTTTCCCCTCGATCCGCCGATGCCCACACCAGTAAACAAATATTCGTACTCTCATGGCTGGACGTGCGATTAAGTTATGGTTCAGGGAAGACTTTCtagtaattattatttatttattcattcatttttattattattatattattattattatttttatttttttttttggggggggggtagatcgTGATGCATCCGCGAGGGGAATTCAAGGTCTCCTCATCGACCTTGCAAGGTAATTATGGTTACTACTGTAgggtttaaaaattataagtttatttaagggtagaaaataaatgaagttcTAGATCAGCAAACTCTGTCATCAATCATCAAACCAAAGGTGAAATAAGTGAAACTATAGGAGAcgcaaaaaaattaaattgaagtCGAAGAAATCTGCATGATGTCGTGTCTGTATCTCTCTGTGTGTGAGGGTTGGTTAAAAATCACTTTTCTTCTATACCATATAGGCCTTTTCCGGTCCACATCAAATTTGTAGCTATAGAAACATAACACTATTTGAATTAACTAAAATCTAACCAATGAAATTAAAGGAGAGGCCCTAAATGTAGTAATCCGATTCATAAACAAATGAGGAATAAGATGAAGGTGATAAAAGATGTCTGATTGATTATGTAATAAGGGCATTTAGAAACAGAAAAGTCAGGTGAGGGATGGAATGAGTGGAACACCTCaatagagaaggaatgaagatgacaaaagaTAATCAGAGGAAAAGAATCCAATGTGGAGAAGGATGAATGAAAACTGAATATAATCAAACTCAAATAACCGAAGTTCGGACTGCAAGGGCAGTgctaaaaagaaatgcaaatgaactcAAGTCTAGACGGAACAGAAATGTAAAACAGCTGAAGAAAacacaaattaaagaaaatgaaaaaaataggaatATATAACCATCATACACTACTTCCGAAAGTATTTGTAATCTTGTCACCAGTGTCAGGAAGATTGTTTCTCCTATTTTGAAAGACGGAATCAAAGGCCGCAGGgcactgggaacgatttttaaaTAGGAGGTGCtgcagggggctttattcagggAATTGTCGTCAGGGGATTACGGCTtagttcattaaaaataaaatcgtaaTTACTTTGTTACATGTTAAGCTAGGGtgataatataggcctatctgGTTACTGACTATAGCTAGTGTTGTCGTGTTCAGAAGAAGAAACCGATTGTAAGTAATTAGAATTGAATAAATTACCGAACTGGTCGTTAGCTTCTATATACTTTCGGTAATATTAGCTATTCATAAGTTATCATGATGATAGATCGTAGGTATATTTTCCATTTCGCCGTGACACAGCGCCCAATCAATAACAATTATTGCACATTAGCAAAAATGAAACCAAATTACAAACATAAATTTGTCATTCGTAAATCCAGCAAAAATACGGGAGATCCGTATCGATATAGTGATGATTACAGAAGCTTCGATGATCTCGAGCTTATAGGCCAAGGTATATAAATTTTCAGCTATTATCGAAAATAATGGCTGAATTAAGATCTATTCAACTTGGACTGATTCTATATCTGACCTCCATTaccatggtcatgatggttaTGGCTAAAGAAGAATCGTTTCAGGATGTATTACAACTTAAACGCCAGAAACACCTTTATTTGGCGTCGAGAAATTGTTCGTCAGATCCTCTTCGGAGACGAATCTCCTGCAGCAATAAGGGGTTCCGAAATGTTCCACAAGACTTGTTTTCATTTGTCGAGGAACTGGACCTTTCCTACAACAACATCCGATTTCTTTTAAACATGTCGTTTAGCCATTACCGATGTCTAAAAAACTTGTCACTATACGGAAATCAAATAAGTAACATTGCGCTCGGAAGCTTCCACGCTTTGTCAGACCTCGAGCATCTGAATCTGGGAAGAAACTTGATGTTAACATCCATCGCGTCTGATATGTTCAGAAACTGTACAAAACTGTCTTCTTTAAGTTTTGCCGAGGATTCCTTAGAATCCATTCCTGGCAATATTTTAAAATGGGTTCCGAATCTTCAAATACTCGATCTGCGTTTTACTCACATTCGCACTGTCAACGTCACTTCTTGTAGTTCAGAAATAGTTCCAAAACTTGAAATAAACCTTGAAGGTACTAGAATAACTGCAATTGCGAATGACACATTCAGAATCGACTGTAAACTACATCATCTTGACCTCAGCTCTTTGAAAAATATCACAGCGATCGATCAGAAATCTGTATCATTAATACGCTCATATTCGCTCTCCTTCAGTCGCATCAGCATGGCGCCAGATTTGTGGGACAATTTCTTGAAAGGTTTGGCCAACACTAAAACCGAGCAGCTCTTCTTACAAGCCAACGATTTTGGAAATACAGATGTGCATTATTTTGAGTTACTGAAGAGGTTGAAACTTTTGGATCTAACAGGTAGCACGTCACATATCAACCACATGGGTTTGTTTATTTTGCCACAACTTCTTACTTTAATTCTAGAAGACTGTTCTATAAAGGACAATGAATTGACGGCAACGTATTTTTCACGGATGAAAAGCTTGTCAAATCTTAATCTAGCTTCAAATGGAATCATAGATATCAACCCAGCTTACAGTAAGTTTAGGTGGTATAATCTAGATCTACAAGAAGTGGATCTCCAATACAACGAATTGAATACTATTCACGAATGGTCTTTTAGAGGACTAACGAATTTGACATCTCTGTACTTGAGAGGGAATACAGCCTTAGCTTATGTAAATGTATCAGCTTTTACAGATTTGATTAATCTTCGGTTCCTGGATCTATCTGGATGCTCTGTGATCAAAGAAGTATCGGTGTATCTGCCTCATTTGGAAACCTTCATCTTTAACAACTGTACGCAACCGAGCTGGATCAGCATTAAAACAATTTTCGTTCAGACTCTCAAGTCTCTCAAACATGTATATATGGGGAATGCTAGCATGAACTCGTTATGGGATGGACGTAACTCGGGCAGTCAATCGTCTTTGTTTCAAGGAATGCGAAATCTCTTAACACTTGATTTAAAAGAGAATCCCATTGTTGAATTACGATCGGGGTTATTCTTAGATCTTATCTTTCTCGAAGAACTAAACTTATGCGACTGTAAGCTCAGGTGGATTGAATCAAACACATTCGAAGGTCTCCAAAGTTTAAAAAGCTTGTACTTACAGAACAATGAACTAAAAACACTTCCATTTGAAGTATTACAGAGTATGGGACAACTTCAGTTTCTGAACTTAGATGGCAACAAATTAAAGTATATCAATGGGGACTTATTTATCAACTCATCCAAACTAAACAGTTTAACTCTCGCTAATAACAGCCTGTCTGTTCTGAATCGTAGTACATTTGAACCCATACTTAATTCTTTAGGACTTATTGACATTTCAGACAATATATTGGCGTGCACTTGCAACTTGAAATGGCTTCCAGTGTGGCTCAGAGGACCCATCGTTGTCTTGAATGAAGCTAGAACCAACTGTTCATTGGCCTCACTGGAAGCATTGAAAGGAAAGCCACTCCTGACATTTGATCCGGCTGAATATTGTGGTCCAAACATGACTGTGCTGTTGATGTCCAGTTTACTTCCCCTTGTAATTGCAATGATTGCCGTAGTCATGATCGTTGCCCACCGATACCGTTGGTTCTTGAGGTACAAATTATTTCTTCTAAAACTGGCAGTCATAGGTTTTCGAGAGGTGGAAGATGCTCgagattttaatgattttgaatttcatttcgACATCATGTTTGCGGAGGAGGACGAACGGTGGGTCATGGAGCGCTTTCGTCCAGTCTTAGAAGAACTGCTTCCGGAATACGACAGGAATGTATACGGTGATGGCGACCTTCCCCTTGGGATGTACTACTGTGACGCAGTACATTACGTGGTTGAAAGGAGCTTTAAGACCATCGTACTGGTCAGCAGACCTGCCATCCAGGACAACTGGTTCGTCATCAAGTTTAGAACCGCTGCGGATCAGGTCAATGACACCCAGGTAGAGAACATGGTGGTGGTCTTCTTGGAGGATATACCAGACGACGAGCTTCCATTCTTGGTGAGGCTGTATCTAAGTGATCGTCAGCCATACCTTGGTTGGGAAGAGGATGAGAGGTTCCATGAGTACTTCTGGCAAATACTCAGCAAGATGTTGACTATAAACCTGAGGTGCAACAATGTCGTCCCTCCCGAATAACTCCAAAAAGAGTTAAGATTGTACAAAAGTTTGGTTTTCTGGTACAATTCATATCAaaccatttttttatattcaaaccgAAGAGgagcattctaaggcttgtttgtaagTATTTATTAAGACGacacgtatttcattaaccaaacgatgcgagcgcgaagcgcgtgcagaaaatttttgatattcagacacacaaaaaagaacattttaaggactgtttttaggaattcatgaagagcagacttatctcaccaatccactaatacGGACATAAGAACGGACTggaaatttttatattcagaccttaaaaggggGCAATCACTTCaggtagtcatgaaaaagaaacataatTATGTCACTACAAAATAAAAGATCTAAGTGTGAGGAagtatatttggtgtatattgacttgaaaatgggaTGTTTTAGTACCATCTAATCCCCTTGAATATGATATCTACGGACAATGCAAGCACCAAGGGTGATGAACACACATTTcctaagcaaattatgtttcataaagttatggaaaaatatttcttatgttatataatatGACATAAATGTTATATAAtacaatatatgtatataaaaacaTAATGTACAATAATTTATTCTTCTCCCATTAcgattctctttctttctccttatttttctcttttcccctgttttttttgcagccgatgggggggggggcacttgtaGTAATGCCACTTGCTGGTAATAAACTTGTTATCAATTAGAAAGAAGAGGATCAAACAAAGTATATCTCCTTGGATGACTAAAGAAATTATTAATCGGATACGTATACGAAATCGCTTAAAAGTCAAAGCgaaaaaaacaaacactgaAACAGATTGGAATACTTATAGAAAAGTGCGAAATAATATTACCGCACTTATTCGGAAAGCTAAACGCGATCTTTTGACCAAAAATATTGAATCAAATAGAAATAATTCCAAGGAAATCTGGAACTCCTTGAAATATCTGACCTCTAATATAGAAAATCGCCAATTTCACGTATTTGTGTTAACAACGAATACATTGAAGGTAAAGACCTTGCAGATACTTTTAATGACTTCTTCAGCGATATTGGTGCTAATATTCAGAGTGAAATTCCAAACCTAGACTCTTGTGCGCTCTCTGAGTTCAATATAGTTGGATCTAAGTTTGCCTTCGAAAGTGTTACTGTACCcaatgtaatgaaaattttgaaatcaatatcggGTGACAAGGCAACTGGACCCGATACAATACCAGCTAGATT
It includes:
- the LOC121412273 gene encoding slit homolog 3 protein-like, translating into MAELRSIQLGLILYLTSITMVMMVMAKEESFQDVLQLKRQKHLYLASRNCSSDPLRRRISCSNKGFRNVPQDLFSFVEELDLSYNNIRFLLNMSFSHYRCLKNLSLYGNQISNIALGSFHALSDLEHLNLGRNLMLTSIASDMFRNCTKLSSLSFAEDSLESIPGNILKWVPNLQILDLRFTHIRTVNVTSCSSEIVPKLEINLEGTRITAIANDTFRIDCKLHHLDLSSLKNITAIDQKSVSLIRSYSLSFSRISMAPDLWDNFLKGLANTKTEQLFLQANDFGNTDVHYFELLKRLKLLDLTGSTSHINHMGLFILPQLLTLILEDCSIKDNELTATYFSRMKSLSNLNLASNGIIDINPAYSKFRWYNLDLQEVDLQYNELNTIHEWSFRGLTNLTSLYLRGNTALAYVNVSAFTDLINLRFLDLSGCSVIKEVSVYLPHLETFIFNNCTQPSWISIKTIFVQTLKSLKHVYMGNASMNSLWDGRNSGSQSSLFQGMRNLLTLDLKENPIVELRSGLFLDLIFLEELNLCDCKLRWIESNTFEGLQSLKSLYLQNNELKTLPFEVLQSMGQLQFLNLDGNKLKYINGDLFINSSKLNSLTLANNSLSVLNRSTFEPILNSLGLIDISDNILACTCNLKWLPVWLRGPIVVLNEARTNCSLASLEALKGKPLLTFDPAEYCGPNMTVLLMSSLLPLVIAMIAVVMIVAHRYRWFLRYKLFLLKLAVIGFREVEDARDFNDFEFHFDIMFAEEDERWVMERFRPVLEELLPEYDRNVYGDGDLPLGMYYCDAVHYVVERSFKTIVLVSRPAIQDNWFVIKFRTAADQVNDTQVENMVVVFLEDIPDDELPFLVRLYLSDRQPYLGWEEDERFHEYFWQILSKMLTINLRCNNVVPPE